One genomic window of Micropterus dolomieu isolate WLL.071019.BEF.003 ecotype Adirondacks linkage group LG14, ASM2129224v1, whole genome shotgun sequence includes the following:
- the LOC123982845 gene encoding uncharacterized protein LOC123982845 isoform X4 gives MEDRTCYLAEEKATERKEEEVKLNVDRRRQKTMINIGAAFPKWKSLMRDKCFQSDAEVACFLLHRIDWTDEGPPSFHEKDDGDKDDSSDEEDLPPTCIRMGGALKKAPSIDRLPVIGTGEAAHDQPAREDPPDEASPCDQDPVFPSPQQVLCEDDIVGARASIVYEDCLRQLATFLILPVKKCTGLLKTGVVCDCVAPFEINITSKGTATSVEWICPNGHSLWRWNSQPVMKCGTQAGDFLLSTNILLSGNDYAKVTLLFKFMNMGMVKKNTFVSIQDAYCVDTVKSFWEERRTEALSGLQGKDVVVLAENDTKEIIHVATINKQQTSCNSVVMEKEGFIETVDKLTSEIKQEEICTGANAQITALMNPDEGRYKDVGIHHSLDMWHGAKNLASWVDIIHHVCDICTWTMGRCQHGHLEETRGKAWIQRDSRCHKALVDIVLNERWLKDVHKYLRFRSNTDLEVFQNHILMYASKRITFSPPVYEARVLLAALDYNFHRNRPTLKTAEGKEIFRRLHKTKSRRHRLYALKSKNTCAYISDLQARIVKRRITSGVGMPRKKSVFPKDVQQFLVIKEEVPSEWSPSLDQEDPELLHIKEEQEELWISQEGEQLNGLEEADITRFPFTAVTVKSEDEEEKPQSPQLHQSQTEDNSKTEPSASSSATQIKTETDGGSEPAGNLDPDSHLQPDTAEKASDTEVSENDWQEPLSDSEAETEDSGNGWKKTRAPESGVNALKYKEAPVSDAGCNAGKESFSCFECDKQYQHKGSLQRHMKCHSGKRSSSRLVNKKCFRMKQNVDSQRRVHTREKRFACDVCGKRFNQQTHLTLHMSVHTGEKRFGCDVCGKRFKRMSHLKLHMRAHTGEKTFGCDVCGKIFPILGNLKRHMRVHTGEKPFCCDDCGKRFNQHPHLVRHIRVHTGEKPFCCDDCGKRFTDRGNLKKHMRVHTGEKPFGCDDCGKRFTEQRILKKHMGIHRGEKPFGCVYCGKRFTEHRLLKTHLSNHT, from the exons atggaGGATCGTACGTGTTATTTAGCAGAAGAAAAAGCGACGGAGCgaaaagaggaagaagtgaAACTAAATGTGGACAGACGACGGCAGAAAACAATGATCAACATCGGTGCGGCCTTCCCCAAATGGAAATCTCTGATGagggacaaatgttttcagagtGACGCCgaagttgcctgttttctgctgcaCAG AATTGATTGGACAGATGAAGGCCCCCCTTCCTTTCATGAAAAAGATGATGGAGATAAAGATGACAGCTCTGATGAAGAGGATCTTCCACCCACTTGTATACG AATGGGTGGAGCATTAAAGAAAGCACCATCGATCGATCGACTTCCAGTTATTGGAACGGGCGAGGCAGCGCATGACCAGCCTGCACGTGAAGACCCTCCTGATGAGGCTTCTCCCTGTGATCAGGACCCTGTTTTCCCATCCCCACAGCAGGTCCTTTGTGAAGATGACATCGTTGGTGCCAGAGCTTCAATAGTATACGAGGACTGCTTGAGACAGCTGGCTACATTTCTGATCCTGCCTGTGAAAAAATGTACAGGCCTTTTAAAGACTGGTGtggtgtgtgactgtgttgCCCCCTTTGAGATCAACATCACTTCCAAGGGCACAGCAACGAGTGTCGAATGG ATCTGTCCCAATGGACACAGCTTGTGGAGGTGGAATTCCCAGCCTGTAATGAAGTGTGGGACGCAAGCTGGAGATTTTCTCTTGTCCaccaacattttgttgtctggCAACGACTATGCGAAGGTCACCCTCTTGTTCAAGTTCATGAACATGGGGATGGTGAAGAAGAACACCTTCGTGTCCATTCAGGACGCTTACTGTGTGGACACAGTGAAGAGCTTctgggaagagaggaggactgAGGCCCTCAGTGGCCTTCAGGGAAAAGATGTTGTGGTCCTAG CAGAGAACGACACCAAGGAGATCATTCATGTTGCCACCATCAACAAGCAGCAGACATCCTGCAACTCAGTCGTCATGGAGAAGGAGGGTTTTATTGAGACTGTGGACAAGCTTACATCAGAGATAAAGCAAGAGGAGATCTGCACAGGTGCTAATGCCCAGATCACAGCCCTTATGA ACCCAGACGAAGGCAGATACAAAGATGTTGGAATTCATCACAGTCTGGACATGTGGCATGGTGCCAAGaacctg GCATCATGGGTTGACATAATTCACCATGTCTGTGACATTTGTACCTGGACTATGGGAAGGTGTCAACATGGGCACCTTGAAGAAACTCGTGGAAAGGCGTGGATCCAGAGAGACTCCAGGTGCCACAAAGCTTTAGTGGACATCGTTCTCAATGAGCGTTGGCTGAAGGATGTGCATAAATACCTGCGCTTCAG ATCAAATACGGACCTAGAGGTATTCCAGAATCATATATTGATGTATGCCAGCAAGCGCATCACCTTCAGTCCCCCAGTTTATGAGGCAAGAGTTCTGCTTGCTGCTCTGGACTATAACTTCCACCGGAACCGACCAACATTGAAAACAGCAGAAGGCAAAGAGAT TTTCAGAAGGCTGCACAAGACAAAAAGCAGAAGACACAGGTTATATGCCCTGAAATCTAAAAATACCTGCGCATACATCTCTGATCTGCAAGCAAGGATTGTAAAGAGGAGAATCACAAGTGGAGTGGGGATGCCTCGAAAGAAGTCAG ttttccctAAAGATGTCCAGCAGTTTTTGGTGATTAAAGAAGAGGTTCCCTCTgagtggagccccagtctggaccaggaggatcCAGAGCTcctacacataaaagaagaacaggaggaactctggatcagtcaggagggagagcagcttaatggactggaggaggctgatatcaccaGGTTCCCATTCACTGCTGTtactgtgaagagtgaagatgaggaagagaaacctcagtctccacagcttcatcaaagccAAACTGAGGACAACAGCAAGACAGAGCcttcagccagcagctcagctacgcagataaaaacagaaactgatggAGGATCAGAACCTGCTGGGAACCTTGATCCAGATAGTCATTTACAACCAGATACTGCTGAAAAAGCTTCAGACACTGAAGTCAGTGAAAATGACTGGCAAGAACCTTTGTCAGATTCTGAAGCTGAAACTGAAGACAGTGGCAATGGTTGGAAGAAGACCAGAGCACCTGAGTCAGGTGTAAATGCTCTGAAATATAAGGAAGCTCCTGTAAGTGATGCAGGATGTAATGCTGGGAAAGAATCCTTTAGCTGCTTTGAATGTGATAAACAATATCAACACAAGGGGTCTCTTCAGAGACACATGAAGTGTCATTCAGGAAAAAGGTCCTCCAGCCGTCTGGTTAATAAGAAATGTTTCAGAATGAAGCAAAATGTAGATTCACAAAGAAGAGTCCACACAAGAGAGAAACGATTTGCTTGtgatgtttgtggtaaaagGTTTAACCAGCAGACACATCTTACATTACACATGAgcgtccacacaggagagaaacgtTTTGGTTGTGATGTTTGTGGGAAGAGATTTAAAAGGATGTCACATCTTAAGCTGCACATGAGAGctcacacaggagagaaaacatttggctgtgatgtttgtgggaagatatttccAATCCTGGGAAATCTAAAGAGacacatgagagtccacacaggagagaaaccattttgctgtgatgattgtggtaaaagattcaaCCAGCATCCACATCTTGTTAGACACATCAGAgtgcacacaggagagaaaccattttgCTGTGATGATTGTGGGAAGAGATTTACAGATCGGGGAAATCTCAAGAAACACATGAGAGttcacacaggggagaaaccatttggcTGTGATGATTGTGGGAAGAGATTTACAGAACAGAGAATTCTCAAGAAACACATGGGCATCCACAGaggggagaaaccatttggcTGTGTTTATTGTGGGAAGAGATTTACAGAACATAGACTTCTCAAGACACACCTTAGCAACCACACATAG
- the LOC123982845 gene encoding uncharacterized protein LOC123982845 isoform X1 codes for MEDRTCYLAEEKATERKEEEVKLNVDRRRQKTMINIGAAFPKWKSLMRDKCFQSDAEVACFLLHRIDWTDEGPPSFHEKDDGDKDDSSDEEDLPPTCIRMGGALKKAPSIDRLPVIGTGEAAHDQPAREDPPDEASPCDQDPVFPSPQQVLCEDDIVGARASIVYEDCLRQLATFLILPVKKCTGLLKTGVVCDCVAPFEINITSKGTATSVEWICPNGHSLWRWNSQPVMKCGTQAGDFLLSTNILLSGNDYAKVTLLFKFMNMGMVKKNTFVSIQDAYCVDTVKSFWEERRTEALSGLQGKDVVVLAENDTKEIIHVATINKQQTSCNSVVMEKEGFIETVDKLTSEIKQEEICTGANAQITALMNPDEGRYKDVGIHHSLDMWHGAKNLVKKIAAASWVDIIHHVCDICTWTMGRCQHGHLEETRGKAWIQRDSRCHKALVDIVLNERWLKDVHKYLRFRSNTDLEVFQNHILMYASKRITFSPPVYEARVLLAALDYNFHRNRPTLKTAEGKEIFRRLHKTKSRRHRLYALKSKNTCAYISDLQARIVKRRITSGVGMPRKKSVFPKDVQQFLVIKEEVPSEWSPSLDQEDPELLHIKEEQEELWISQEGEQLNGLEEADITRFPFTAVTVKSEDEEEKPQSPQLHQSQTEDNSKTEPSASSSATQIKTETDGGSEPAGNLDPDSHLQPDTAEKASDTEVSENDWQEPLSDSEAETEDSGNGWKKTRAPESGVNALKYKEAPVSDAGCNAGKESFSCFECDKQYQHKGSLQRHMKCHSGKRSSSRLVNKKCFRMKQNVDSQRRVHTREKRFACDVCGKRFNQQTHLTLHMSVHTGEKRFGCDVCGKRFKRMSHLKLHMRAHTGEKTFGCDVCGKIFPILGNLKRHMRVHTGEKPFCCDDCGKRFNQHPHLVRHIRVHTGEKPFCCDDCGKRFTDRGNLKKHMRVHTGEKPFGCDDCGKRFTEQRILKKHMGIHRGEKPFGCVYCGKRFTEHRLLKTHLSNHT; via the exons atggaGGATCGTACGTGTTATTTAGCAGAAGAAAAAGCGACGGAGCgaaaagaggaagaagtgaAACTAAATGTGGACAGACGACGGCAGAAAACAATGATCAACATCGGTGCGGCCTTCCCCAAATGGAAATCTCTGATGagggacaaatgttttcagagtGACGCCgaagttgcctgttttctgctgcaCAG AATTGATTGGACAGATGAAGGCCCCCCTTCCTTTCATGAAAAAGATGATGGAGATAAAGATGACAGCTCTGATGAAGAGGATCTTCCACCCACTTGTATACG AATGGGTGGAGCATTAAAGAAAGCACCATCGATCGATCGACTTCCAGTTATTGGAACGGGCGAGGCAGCGCATGACCAGCCTGCACGTGAAGACCCTCCTGATGAGGCTTCTCCCTGTGATCAGGACCCTGTTTTCCCATCCCCACAGCAGGTCCTTTGTGAAGATGACATCGTTGGTGCCAGAGCTTCAATAGTATACGAGGACTGCTTGAGACAGCTGGCTACATTTCTGATCCTGCCTGTGAAAAAATGTACAGGCCTTTTAAAGACTGGTGtggtgtgtgactgtgttgCCCCCTTTGAGATCAACATCACTTCCAAGGGCACAGCAACGAGTGTCGAATGG ATCTGTCCCAATGGACACAGCTTGTGGAGGTGGAATTCCCAGCCTGTAATGAAGTGTGGGACGCAAGCTGGAGATTTTCTCTTGTCCaccaacattttgttgtctggCAACGACTATGCGAAGGTCACCCTCTTGTTCAAGTTCATGAACATGGGGATGGTGAAGAAGAACACCTTCGTGTCCATTCAGGACGCTTACTGTGTGGACACAGTGAAGAGCTTctgggaagagaggaggactgAGGCCCTCAGTGGCCTTCAGGGAAAAGATGTTGTGGTCCTAG CAGAGAACGACACCAAGGAGATCATTCATGTTGCCACCATCAACAAGCAGCAGACATCCTGCAACTCAGTCGTCATGGAGAAGGAGGGTTTTATTGAGACTGTGGACAAGCTTACATCAGAGATAAAGCAAGAGGAGATCTGCACAGGTGCTAATGCCCAGATCACAGCCCTTATGA ACCCAGACGAAGGCAGATACAAAGATGTTGGAATTCATCACAGTCTGGACATGTGGCATGGTGCCAAGaacctggtaaaaaaaatagcTGCT GCATCATGGGTTGACATAATTCACCATGTCTGTGACATTTGTACCTGGACTATGGGAAGGTGTCAACATGGGCACCTTGAAGAAACTCGTGGAAAGGCGTGGATCCAGAGAGACTCCAGGTGCCACAAAGCTTTAGTGGACATCGTTCTCAATGAGCGTTGGCTGAAGGATGTGCATAAATACCTGCGCTTCAG ATCAAATACGGACCTAGAGGTATTCCAGAATCATATATTGATGTATGCCAGCAAGCGCATCACCTTCAGTCCCCCAGTTTATGAGGCAAGAGTTCTGCTTGCTGCTCTGGACTATAACTTCCACCGGAACCGACCAACATTGAAAACAGCAGAAGGCAAAGAGAT TTTCAGAAGGCTGCACAAGACAAAAAGCAGAAGACACAGGTTATATGCCCTGAAATCTAAAAATACCTGCGCATACATCTCTGATCTGCAAGCAAGGATTGTAAAGAGGAGAATCACAAGTGGAGTGGGGATGCCTCGAAAGAAGTCAG ttttccctAAAGATGTCCAGCAGTTTTTGGTGATTAAAGAAGAGGTTCCCTCTgagtggagccccagtctggaccaggaggatcCAGAGCTcctacacataaaagaagaacaggaggaactctggatcagtcaggagggagagcagcttaatggactggaggaggctgatatcaccaGGTTCCCATTCACTGCTGTtactgtgaagagtgaagatgaggaagagaaacctcagtctccacagcttcatcaaagccAAACTGAGGACAACAGCAAGACAGAGCcttcagccagcagctcagctacgcagataaaaacagaaactgatggAGGATCAGAACCTGCTGGGAACCTTGATCCAGATAGTCATTTACAACCAGATACTGCTGAAAAAGCTTCAGACACTGAAGTCAGTGAAAATGACTGGCAAGAACCTTTGTCAGATTCTGAAGCTGAAACTGAAGACAGTGGCAATGGTTGGAAGAAGACCAGAGCACCTGAGTCAGGTGTAAATGCTCTGAAATATAAGGAAGCTCCTGTAAGTGATGCAGGATGTAATGCTGGGAAAGAATCCTTTAGCTGCTTTGAATGTGATAAACAATATCAACACAAGGGGTCTCTTCAGAGACACATGAAGTGTCATTCAGGAAAAAGGTCCTCCAGCCGTCTGGTTAATAAGAAATGTTTCAGAATGAAGCAAAATGTAGATTCACAAAGAAGAGTCCACACAAGAGAGAAACGATTTGCTTGtgatgtttgtggtaaaagGTTTAACCAGCAGACACATCTTACATTACACATGAgcgtccacacaggagagaaacgtTTTGGTTGTGATGTTTGTGGGAAGAGATTTAAAAGGATGTCACATCTTAAGCTGCACATGAGAGctcacacaggagagaaaacatttggctgtgatgtttgtgggaagatatttccAATCCTGGGAAATCTAAAGAGacacatgagagtccacacaggagagaaaccattttgctgtgatgattgtggtaaaagattcaaCCAGCATCCACATCTTGTTAGACACATCAGAgtgcacacaggagagaaaccattttgCTGTGATGATTGTGGGAAGAGATTTACAGATCGGGGAAATCTCAAGAAACACATGAGAGttcacacaggggagaaaccatttggcTGTGATGATTGTGGGAAGAGATTTACAGAACAGAGAATTCTCAAGAAACACATGGGCATCCACAGaggggagaaaccatttggcTGTGTTTATTGTGGGAAGAGATTTACAGAACATAGACTTCTCAAGACACACCTTAGCAACCACACATAG
- the LOC123982845 gene encoding uncharacterized protein LOC123982845 isoform X5 — protein sequence MEDRTCYLAEEKATERKEEEVKLNVDRRRQKTMINIGAAFPKWKSLMRDKCFQSDAEVACFLLHRMGGALKKAPSIDRLPVIGTGEAAHDQPAREDPPDEASPCDQDPVFPSPQQVLCEDDIVGARASIVYEDCLRQLATFLILPVKKCTGLLKTGVVCDCVAPFEINITSKGTATSVEWICPNGHSLWRWNSQPVMKCGTQAGDFLLSTNILLSGNDYAKVTLLFKFMNMGMVKKNTFVSIQDAYCVDTVKSFWEERRTEALSGLQGKDVVVLAENDTKEIIHVATINKQQTSCNSVVMEKEGFIETVDKLTSEIKQEEICTGANAQITALMNPDEGRYKDVGIHHSLDMWHGAKNLVKKIAAASWVDIIHHVCDICTWTMGRCQHGHLEETRGKAWIQRDSRCHKALVDIVLNERWLKDVHKYLRFRSNTDLEVFQNHILMYASKRITFSPPVYEARVLLAALDYNFHRNRPTLKTAEGKEIFRRLHKTKSRRHRLYALKSKNTCAYISDLQARIVKRRITSGVGMPRKKSVFPKDVQQFLVIKEEVPSEWSPSLDQEDPELLHIKEEQEELWISQEGEQLNGLEEADITRFPFTAVTVKSEDEEEKPQSPQLHQSQTEDNSKTEPSASSSATQIKTETDGGSEPAGNLDPDSHLQPDTAEKASDTEVSENDWQEPLSDSEAETEDSGNGWKKTRAPESGVNALKYKEAPVSDAGCNAGKESFSCFECDKQYQHKGSLQRHMKCHSGKRSSSRLVNKKCFRMKQNVDSQRRVHTREKRFACDVCGKRFNQQTHLTLHMSVHTGEKRFGCDVCGKRFKRMSHLKLHMRAHTGEKTFGCDVCGKIFPILGNLKRHMRVHTGEKPFCCDDCGKRFNQHPHLVRHIRVHTGEKPFCCDDCGKRFTDRGNLKKHMRVHTGEKPFGCDDCGKRFTEQRILKKHMGIHRGEKPFGCVYCGKRFTEHRLLKTHLSNHT from the exons atggaGGATCGTACGTGTTATTTAGCAGAAGAAAAAGCGACGGAGCgaaaagaggaagaagtgaAACTAAATGTGGACAGACGACGGCAGAAAACAATGATCAACATCGGTGCGGCCTTCCCCAAATGGAAATCTCTGATGagggacaaatgttttcagagtGACGCCgaagttgcctgttttctgctgcaCAG AATGGGTGGAGCATTAAAGAAAGCACCATCGATCGATCGACTTCCAGTTATTGGAACGGGCGAGGCAGCGCATGACCAGCCTGCACGTGAAGACCCTCCTGATGAGGCTTCTCCCTGTGATCAGGACCCTGTTTTCCCATCCCCACAGCAGGTCCTTTGTGAAGATGACATCGTTGGTGCCAGAGCTTCAATAGTATACGAGGACTGCTTGAGACAGCTGGCTACATTTCTGATCCTGCCTGTGAAAAAATGTACAGGCCTTTTAAAGACTGGTGtggtgtgtgactgtgttgCCCCCTTTGAGATCAACATCACTTCCAAGGGCACAGCAACGAGTGTCGAATGG ATCTGTCCCAATGGACACAGCTTGTGGAGGTGGAATTCCCAGCCTGTAATGAAGTGTGGGACGCAAGCTGGAGATTTTCTCTTGTCCaccaacattttgttgtctggCAACGACTATGCGAAGGTCACCCTCTTGTTCAAGTTCATGAACATGGGGATGGTGAAGAAGAACACCTTCGTGTCCATTCAGGACGCTTACTGTGTGGACACAGTGAAGAGCTTctgggaagagaggaggactgAGGCCCTCAGTGGCCTTCAGGGAAAAGATGTTGTGGTCCTAG CAGAGAACGACACCAAGGAGATCATTCATGTTGCCACCATCAACAAGCAGCAGACATCCTGCAACTCAGTCGTCATGGAGAAGGAGGGTTTTATTGAGACTGTGGACAAGCTTACATCAGAGATAAAGCAAGAGGAGATCTGCACAGGTGCTAATGCCCAGATCACAGCCCTTATGA ACCCAGACGAAGGCAGATACAAAGATGTTGGAATTCATCACAGTCTGGACATGTGGCATGGTGCCAAGaacctggtaaaaaaaatagcTGCT GCATCATGGGTTGACATAATTCACCATGTCTGTGACATTTGTACCTGGACTATGGGAAGGTGTCAACATGGGCACCTTGAAGAAACTCGTGGAAAGGCGTGGATCCAGAGAGACTCCAGGTGCCACAAAGCTTTAGTGGACATCGTTCTCAATGAGCGTTGGCTGAAGGATGTGCATAAATACCTGCGCTTCAG ATCAAATACGGACCTAGAGGTATTCCAGAATCATATATTGATGTATGCCAGCAAGCGCATCACCTTCAGTCCCCCAGTTTATGAGGCAAGAGTTCTGCTTGCTGCTCTGGACTATAACTTCCACCGGAACCGACCAACATTGAAAACAGCAGAAGGCAAAGAGAT TTTCAGAAGGCTGCACAAGACAAAAAGCAGAAGACACAGGTTATATGCCCTGAAATCTAAAAATACCTGCGCATACATCTCTGATCTGCAAGCAAGGATTGTAAAGAGGAGAATCACAAGTGGAGTGGGGATGCCTCGAAAGAAGTCAG ttttccctAAAGATGTCCAGCAGTTTTTGGTGATTAAAGAAGAGGTTCCCTCTgagtggagccccagtctggaccaggaggatcCAGAGCTcctacacataaaagaagaacaggaggaactctggatcagtcaggagggagagcagcttaatggactggaggaggctgatatcaccaGGTTCCCATTCACTGCTGTtactgtgaagagtgaagatgaggaagagaaacctcagtctccacagcttcatcaaagccAAACTGAGGACAACAGCAAGACAGAGCcttcagccagcagctcagctacgcagataaaaacagaaactgatggAGGATCAGAACCTGCTGGGAACCTTGATCCAGATAGTCATTTACAACCAGATACTGCTGAAAAAGCTTCAGACACTGAAGTCAGTGAAAATGACTGGCAAGAACCTTTGTCAGATTCTGAAGCTGAAACTGAAGACAGTGGCAATGGTTGGAAGAAGACCAGAGCACCTGAGTCAGGTGTAAATGCTCTGAAATATAAGGAAGCTCCTGTAAGTGATGCAGGATGTAATGCTGGGAAAGAATCCTTTAGCTGCTTTGAATGTGATAAACAATATCAACACAAGGGGTCTCTTCAGAGACACATGAAGTGTCATTCAGGAAAAAGGTCCTCCAGCCGTCTGGTTAATAAGAAATGTTTCAGAATGAAGCAAAATGTAGATTCACAAAGAAGAGTCCACACAAGAGAGAAACGATTTGCTTGtgatgtttgtggtaaaagGTTTAACCAGCAGACACATCTTACATTACACATGAgcgtccacacaggagagaaacgtTTTGGTTGTGATGTTTGTGGGAAGAGATTTAAAAGGATGTCACATCTTAAGCTGCACATGAGAGctcacacaggagagaaaacatttggctgtgatgtttgtgggaagatatttccAATCCTGGGAAATCTAAAGAGacacatgagagtccacacaggagagaaaccattttgctgtgatgattgtggtaaaagattcaaCCAGCATCCACATCTTGTTAGACACATCAGAgtgcacacaggagagaaaccattttgCTGTGATGATTGTGGGAAGAGATTTACAGATCGGGGAAATCTCAAGAAACACATGAGAGttcacacaggggagaaaccatttggcTGTGATGATTGTGGGAAGAGATTTACAGAACAGAGAATTCTCAAGAAACACATGGGCATCCACAGaggggagaaaccatttggcTGTGTTTATTGTGGGAAGAGATTTACAGAACATAGACTTCTCAAGACACACCTTAGCAACCACACATAG